The Paenibacillus tianjinensis genome has a window encoding:
- the hslV gene encoding ATP-dependent protease subunit HslV: MLPSFHATTICAVRHNGHAAIAGDGQVTFGESVIMKTTAKKVRRLYRGQVIAGFAGSVADAITLFEKFEGKLEEHHGNLQRAAVELAKDWRQDRILRKLEALMIVMDREGMLLISGNGEIIEPDDDVLAIGSGGNFALASGRALKRHAPGLSAAEIAKEALQIASEICVYTNSNIIVEQL; encoded by the coding sequence ATGTTACCCAGCTTTCATGCAACTACAATTTGTGCGGTTAGACATAATGGCCATGCTGCGATAGCGGGCGATGGACAGGTTACATTTGGCGAGAGCGTTATCATGAAGACGACGGCCAAAAAAGTCCGCCGCTTGTACAGGGGACAAGTAATTGCCGGTTTTGCGGGTTCCGTAGCCGATGCGATTACTCTGTTTGAGAAGTTTGAGGGCAAGCTTGAGGAGCATCACGGCAATCTGCAGCGTGCAGCAGTAGAACTGGCTAAAGACTGGCGGCAGGACCGCATCCTGCGCAAGCTGGAGGCTCTGATGATCGTGATGGACAGGGAAGGTATGCTGCTGATCTCAGGCAACGGTGAAATCATCGAGCCGGATGATGATGTGCTGGCCATTGGTTCCGGAGGCAACTTTGCCCTGGCTTCGGGACGCGCACTCAAACGCCATGCTCCGGGCCTCAGTGCCGCAGAGATTGCCAAAGAAGCACTGCAGATCGCCTCGGAGATCTGTGTGTACACCAATTCCAATATTATTGTTGAACAATTATAG
- the trmFO gene encoding FADH(2)-oxidizing methylenetetrahydrofolate--tRNA-(uracil(54)-C(5))-methyltransferase TrmFO, with the protein MTETAKVTVIGAGLAGSEAAWQIASSGVPVRLYEMRPAVKTPAHHTDQFAELVCSNSLRANGLGNAVGVLKEEMRRLNSLVLGAADRHAVPAGGALAVDRDGFSGEITRTLHEHPLVEVINEELTHIPEDGIVVIATGPLTSPALSAEIKALLGEEYFYFYDAAAPIVEKDTIDMSKVYLASRYDKGEAAYLNCPMTEEEFDRFYDALISAETAALKDFEKEIYFEGCMPIEIMMKRGKQTALFGPMKPVGLMNPHTGKLPYAVVQLRQDNAAGTLYNLVGFQTHLKWGEQKRVFSLIPGLENAEYVRYGVMHRNTFINSPKLLHPTYQMKGRERLFFAGQMTGVEGYVESAASGLIAGINAARAALGEEGIVFPEDSVLGSMPAYITSADPEHFQPMNANFGLLPKLEKKIRSKKEKNELLAYRALDSIAEFATRTGLAYKEPEPAEPKLS; encoded by the coding sequence TTGACAGAAACAGCTAAAGTAACAGTAATTGGAGCGGGCCTCGCCGGCAGCGAGGCTGCCTGGCAAATTGCCTCAAGCGGGGTGCCGGTCAGATTATATGAAATGAGACCCGCAGTTAAAACACCTGCTCATCACACAGATCAATTCGCCGAACTGGTATGCAGCAACTCGCTCCGGGCTAATGGACTGGGAAATGCAGTGGGCGTATTAAAAGAAGAGATGCGGCGGCTGAACTCGCTGGTCCTTGGCGCAGCTGACCGTCATGCAGTTCCTGCGGGCGGAGCACTTGCTGTTGACCGGGACGGATTCTCTGGTGAGATCACCCGGACGTTGCACGAACATCCGCTAGTGGAAGTCATAAATGAAGAACTGACGCATATACCGGAGGACGGGATTGTTGTCATCGCGACAGGACCTCTGACTTCTCCGGCATTATCTGCTGAGATAAAGGCTTTATTGGGTGAAGAATACTTCTATTTCTATGATGCTGCAGCACCGATTGTGGAGAAGGATACTATCGACATGAGTAAGGTATATTTGGCTTCCCGGTACGACAAAGGAGAAGCGGCATACCTGAATTGCCCGATGACCGAAGAGGAATTTGACCGTTTTTATGATGCGCTGATTTCGGCTGAGACTGCTGCGCTCAAAGATTTTGAGAAAGAGATTTACTTCGAAGGCTGCATGCCGATTGAAATTATGATGAAGCGCGGCAAGCAGACAGCGTTATTCGGGCCGATGAAACCGGTGGGACTTATGAATCCACATACGGGGAAACTGCCTTACGCTGTCGTTCAGCTGCGCCAGGACAATGCTGCCGGAACACTCTATAACCTGGTTGGCTTTCAGACTCACCTTAAATGGGGTGAACAGAAGCGGGTATTCTCACTGATTCCGGGTCTGGAAAATGCGGAGTACGTCCGTTATGGTGTAATGCACCGTAATACATTTATTAATTCTCCCAAGCTGCTGCACCCTACTTATCAGATGAAGGGCCGGGAAAGATTATTCTTCGCCGGACAGATGACAGGCGTTGAAGGCTATGTGGAGTCTGCGGCATCCGGACTGATTGCGGGAATCAATGCAGCCAGAGCTGCGCTTGGTGAAGAAGGCATCGTATTTCCTGAGGATAGTGTGCTGGGCAGTATGCCTGCATATATTACTTCCGCCGATCCGGAGCATTTCCAGCCGATGAATGCTAACTTTGGACTGCTTCCGAAGCTCGAGAAGAAAATCCGCAGCAAAAAAGAAAAGAATGAACTTCTCGCCTACCGGGCACTCGACAGTATCGCAGAATTCGCGACCCGAACAGGCCTTGCTTACAAAGAACCGGAGCCCGCGGAACCCAAACTGTCATAA
- the topA gene encoding type I DNA topoisomerase → MADTLVIVESPAKAKTIGKYLGSKYIVKASMGHIRDLPKSQIGVEVENDFNPKYITIRGKGSILKELKDARKKVKKVYLAADPDREGEAIAWHLAHALDLDNTEECRVVFNEITKQAVKDAFKTPRKINMDLVNAQQARRILDRLVGYKISPLLWKKVKKGLSAGRVQSVAVKIIMDRENEISAFEPTEYWSITAKLGIRDSVFEAKFHKLNGEKKELGRESEVQEVLEAIKNADFKVREVKEKERQRHPSAPFTTSSLQQEAARKLGFRAAKTMSVAQQLYEGVELGKEGTVGLITYMRTDSTRLSATAQEEAKELILAKYGEKFIPESPRQYSKKAAGAQDAHEAIRPTSALREPEMVKEFMSRDQFRLYKLIWERFVSSQMSSALLDTLSVDITAGTAIFRAVGSKVSFPGFMKVYVEGNDDGTTDEEKFLPPLKAGDDLVKQDIEPKQHFTQPPPRYTEARLVKTLEELGIGRPSTYAPTLETIQKRGYVAIEEKKFMPTELGELIIEQMEQFFPEILDVEFTAHMEGDLDHVEEGAEDWVKVLAGFYESFEKRLLFAEEEMKEIEIEDEVSDELCEKCGKPMVYKLGRFGKFLACSGFPDCRNTKPIVKDIGVSCPKCHEGKVVERRSKKGRVFYGCDQYPGCDFVSWDRPSIKPCPVCGSWMVEKRNKQGTKLQCTSCDHTEAVLEGEELAE, encoded by the coding sequence ATGGCAGATACATTAGTCATTGTCGAATCGCCGGCAAAAGCGAAGACAATCGGCAAATATTTAGGCAGTAAATATATTGTAAAGGCTTCTATGGGACATATCAGAGATCTGCCGAAAAGCCAGATTGGCGTCGAGGTAGAGAATGACTTCAATCCCAAATATATCACGATTCGCGGTAAGGGATCGATTCTCAAGGAACTAAAAGATGCCCGCAAAAAAGTAAAAAAAGTCTATCTGGCGGCTGACCCGGACCGCGAAGGTGAAGCTATTGCCTGGCATCTGGCGCATGCGCTGGATTTGGATAACACAGAGGAGTGCCGGGTTGTTTTCAACGAGATCACGAAGCAGGCTGTAAAGGATGCTTTTAAGACCCCGCGCAAAATTAATATGGATTTGGTTAACGCGCAGCAGGCCCGGCGGATTCTGGACCGGCTCGTCGGTTATAAAATCAGTCCACTATTATGGAAGAAAGTCAAAAAGGGCTTGTCGGCCGGGCGGGTGCAATCGGTTGCTGTTAAGATTATCATGGACCGAGAGAATGAAATCTCCGCTTTTGAACCGACTGAATATTGGAGTATTACCGCAAAGCTAGGCATCCGCGATTCCGTCTTTGAAGCCAAGTTTCACAAGCTGAATGGTGAAAAGAAAGAGCTGGGCCGGGAAAGCGAAGTTCAGGAAGTGCTGGAAGCCATCAAGAATGCTGATTTCAAGGTGCGGGAAGTGAAGGAGAAGGAAAGACAGCGACATCCTTCGGCACCGTTTACCACAAGCTCACTTCAGCAGGAAGCAGCCCGCAAGCTGGGCTTTCGTGCTGCCAAAACCATGTCTGTGGCTCAACAGCTGTATGAAGGTGTAGAGCTTGGCAAGGAAGGCACGGTCGGTTTGATCACCTACATGCGTACCGACTCCACTCGTCTTTCCGCTACCGCTCAGGAAGAAGCGAAGGAGCTGATTTTGGCCAAGTACGGAGAGAAGTTTATTCCGGAATCACCGCGCCAATATTCCAAAAAAGCTGCAGGAGCCCAGGATGCGCATGAAGCGATTCGTCCAACCTCTGCACTGCGCGAACCTGAGATGGTCAAAGAGTTCATGAGCCGTGATCAATTCCGCTTATATAAACTGATCTGGGAGCGCTTCGTCTCCAGTCAGATGTCCTCTGCTCTACTTGATACACTCTCCGTGGATATTACTGCAGGAACTGCAATCTTCAGAGCAGTCGGCTCCAAGGTTTCTTTCCCTGGTTTTATGAAGGTGTATGTAGAAGGTAATGATGACGGTACGACTGACGAAGAGAAGTTTTTGCCGCCGCTGAAAGCCGGGGATGACCTGGTGAAGCAGGACATTGAGCCTAAGCAGCATTTCACCCAGCCGCCGCCGAGATATACTGAAGCACGTCTGGTTAAAACACTGGAAGAGCTGGGTATTGGCCGCCCGAGTACGTATGCACCTACACTGGAGACAATCCAGAAACGCGGCTACGTAGCGATTGAAGAGAAGAAATTTATGCCTACTGAGCTAGGCGAGCTGATAATAGAGCAAATGGAACAATTCTTCCCGGAAATTCTCGATGTGGAATTTACTGCGCACATGGAAGGGGATCTTGACCATGTGGAAGAGGGCGCGGAGGATTGGGTAAAAGTATTGGCCGGATTTTATGAATCTTTTGAGAAGCGCCTGCTGTTTGCTGAAGAAGAAATGAAAGAGATTGAGATTGAAGATGAAGTGTCCGATGAGCTCTGCGAGAAATGCGGGAAGCCGATGGTTTATAAACTGGGACGGTTCGGGAAGTTCCTGGCCTGCTCAGGATTCCCTGACTGCCGCAATACCAAGCCGATTGTGAAGGATATCGGAGTAAGCTGTCCGAAGTGTCATGAAGGGAAGGTCGTCGAGCGTCGCAGCAAGAAAGGACGCGTATTCTATGGCTGCGATCAGTACCCTGGTTGTGATTTCGTCTCCTGGGACCGTCCTTCAATTAAACCTTGTCCAGTTTGCGGCTCCTGGATGGTGGAGAAGCGCAACAAGCAAGGCACGAAGCTGCAATGTACCTCTTGTGACCACACTGAGGCTGTACTTGAGGGCGAAGAATTAGCAGAATAA
- the dprA gene encoding DNA-processing protein DprA: METRDLLFGLNEVEGIGWKSIDRIRQAGLLTERAFVYSPEDWQKAGLPAKIAQRLAEAFDAGWILKRRLLMEESGVAVVTVLDEQYPALLKETAQPPWVLYYRGSLEYASRPAIAMVGTRVPTAYGRKVGEMLSEQLSTAGLAVVSGLARGIDSVCHEAALACGGITIAVVATGLDKVYPPENRELEREISQKGLVLSEYPLGTQSHPGLFPQRNRIIAGLTLGTLVVEADSRSGSLITADAALEAGRDVFAVPGPVTSPKSRGALDLIKQGAKLVTSAEDIVEEYISFIPVKADRESLNPLFELGNGDGLIEKKLTSEESHLYHILHQGPFSLDELLFRTRWDFGHLHSVLLSLIIKKAVTQLPGAIYKVI, from the coding sequence ATGGAAACACGTGACTTATTATTTGGACTGAATGAAGTGGAGGGGATCGGCTGGAAGAGCATCGACAGAATCCGCCAGGCAGGGTTATTGACGGAGCGAGCGTTTGTTTACAGTCCGGAAGATTGGCAAAAGGCCGGATTACCGGCAAAAATTGCACAGCGGCTGGCTGAAGCGTTTGATGCGGGATGGATTCTTAAACGCCGTCTTTTAATGGAAGAAAGCGGAGTAGCCGTGGTTACTGTTCTGGATGAGCAATACCCTGCTTTGCTGAAGGAAACAGCACAGCCGCCATGGGTGCTTTATTACAGGGGATCTCTGGAATATGCTTCCCGTCCTGCAATAGCGATGGTGGGTACACGTGTGCCTACTGCCTATGGACGCAAAGTAGGAGAGATGCTCTCGGAGCAGCTGAGTACGGCAGGGCTTGCGGTAGTCAGCGGACTGGCCCGGGGAATCGACAGCGTGTGCCATGAAGCGGCATTAGCCTGCGGCGGAATTACAATCGCTGTTGTTGCTACTGGTCTCGACAAGGTCTATCCGCCCGAGAACAGGGAGCTGGAGCGGGAGATTTCACAAAAAGGGCTGGTGCTCAGTGAGTATCCGTTAGGCACCCAGAGTCATCCGGGCCTGTTCCCGCAGCGCAACCGGATTATCGCCGGTCTGACCTTAGGGACGCTAGTTGTCGAAGCTGACTCCCGCAGCGGTTCCTTGATCACGGCTGATGCCGCCCTGGAAGCGGGAAGAGATGTGTTTGCGGTTCCCGGACCGGTTACTTCTCCCAAAAGCCGCGGAGCGCTTGATCTGATCAAACAAGGGGCAAAACTTGTAACCTCTGCAGAAGATATTGTGGAAGAATATATTTCTTTTATACCTGTAAAGGCTGATAGAGAGAGCTTAAACCCCCTTTTTGAGCTGGGGAATGGGGATGGGCTGATCGAAAAGAAATTGACAAGTGAGGAGTCTCACCTATACCATATACTGCATCAAGGCCCGTTTAGTCTGGATGAGCTGCTGTTTAGAACAAGGTGGGATTTTGGACATTTGCATTCAGTTCTGTTATCTTTAATCATAAAAAAAGCGGTAACACAATTGCCGGGTGCAATTTATAAGGTAATTTAA
- the sucD gene encoding succinate--CoA ligase subunit alpha — protein MSILVDKNTKVITQGITGSTGLFHTKGALDYGTQMVGGVTPGKGGTSVTITLENGKEVSLPVFDTVVAAKAATGATASVIYVPPAFAADSIMEAVDAEMELVICITEGIPVLDMVKVSRYMEGRSTVLIGPNCPGVITPGECKIGIMPGYIHTPGYVGVVSRSGTLTYEAVHQLTERGIGQSSAVGIGGDPVKGSEFIDILKLFNDDPGTKAVIMIGEIGGTAEEEAALWIKENMTKPVVGFIGGVTAPPGKRMGHAGAIISGGKGTASEKIAVLESCGIKVAPTPAEMGSTLVSVLEERGILGAFTTH, from the coding sequence ATGAGCATTCTTGTAGATAAAAATACGAAAGTCATCACACAGGGGATTACAGGCTCGACGGGCCTGTTCCATACCAAAGGTGCGCTGGATTATGGTACACAAATGGTAGGCGGAGTGACACCGGGCAAAGGGGGAACTTCTGTTACAATTACGCTGGAGAACGGCAAGGAGGTTAGCCTGCCTGTATTTGATACAGTAGTCGCCGCCAAAGCCGCAACCGGGGCAACCGCCAGCGTGATTTATGTACCTCCGGCTTTTGCCGCTGACTCTATCATGGAGGCTGTGGATGCGGAGATGGAACTTGTTATCTGTATTACTGAAGGTATACCGGTACTGGATATGGTCAAAGTATCAAGGTACATGGAAGGCCGTTCTACCGTCCTGATCGGGCCTAACTGTCCGGGTGTCATTACACCGGGAGAGTGTAAGATCGGCATTATGCCGGGCTACATTCATACCCCCGGATATGTAGGTGTAGTTTCCCGCAGCGGAACACTTACCTACGAAGCGGTGCATCAGCTGACAGAACGCGGAATCGGGCAGTCCTCGGCAGTCGGAATTGGCGGTGATCCAGTCAAAGGCTCGGAGTTCATCGACATTCTGAAGCTGTTTAATGATGACCCGGGTACGAAGGCTGTCATCATGATCGGTGAAATCGGCGGAACAGCTGAAGAAGAGGCTGCACTCTGGATTAAAGAGAATATGACAAAGCCTGTGGTCGGATTCATCGGCGGCGTTACCGCACCTCCAGGCAAACGCATGGGTCATGCCGGGGCTATTATTTCCGGAGGGAAAGGGACTGCCAGTGAAAAAATTGCCGTTCTGGAATCCTGTGGAATTAAAGTCGCACCGACACCGGCTGAAATGGGCTCAACGCTTGTGAGTGTGCTTGAAGAACGCGGTATTCTGGGTGCTTTTACAACCCATTAA
- the sucC gene encoding ADP-forming succinate--CoA ligase subunit beta, which translates to MNIHEYQGKEVLKKYGVAVPNGKVAYTVEEAVEAASSLGTPVVVVKAQIHAGGRGKAGGVKVAKSLDEVRSYAGEILGKTLVTHQTGPEGKVVKRLLIEEGCQIVKEYYIGIVVDRSSGRVVMMASEEGGTEIEEVAASHPEKIFKEIIDPAVGLQTFQARKLAYSIAIPTELVNKAVKFMQALYLAFVDKDCSIAEINPLVVTADGNVMALDAKLNFDSNALFRHKDIQELRDLDEEDEKEIEASKYDLSYIALDGNIGCMVNGAGLAMATMDIIKYYGGEPANFLDVGGGATTEKVTEAFKIILSDDKVNGIFVNIFGGIMRCDVIATGVVEAARQLGLTKPLVVRLEGTNVALGKQILAGSGLNIVAADSMADGARKIVSLV; encoded by the coding sequence ATGAATATCCACGAGTATCAGGGAAAAGAAGTACTTAAGAAGTACGGCGTTGCCGTACCGAACGGAAAAGTAGCTTATACAGTGGAGGAAGCGGTAGAAGCTGCATCATCACTCGGCACACCGGTGGTGGTAGTTAAAGCGCAGATTCATGCAGGCGGACGCGGTAAAGCAGGAGGGGTTAAGGTTGCCAAATCGCTTGACGAGGTTCGCTCCTATGCCGGAGAGATTCTTGGCAAGACATTGGTTACCCATCAGACCGGACCTGAGGGCAAAGTGGTGAAACGGCTGCTCATTGAAGAGGGCTGTCAGATTGTTAAGGAGTATTACATTGGAATCGTGGTAGACCGCAGTTCCGGCCGAGTAGTCATGATGGCCTCTGAAGAAGGCGGCACTGAAATTGAAGAGGTGGCTGCAAGTCATCCGGAGAAGATTTTCAAAGAAATTATCGATCCGGCAGTAGGACTGCAGACCTTCCAGGCACGCAAATTAGCGTACAGCATCGCTATTCCGACAGAATTGGTTAATAAAGCGGTCAAGTTCATGCAAGCGCTCTATTTGGCTTTTGTGGATAAAGATTGCTCTATCGCTGAGATTAACCCGCTGGTAGTTACAGCTGACGGCAATGTGATGGCGCTCGACGCCAAGCTCAACTTTGACTCAAATGCCTTGTTCCGCCATAAGGATATTCAAGAACTCCGCGACCTGGATGAAGAGGACGAGAAGGAAATTGAAGCTTCCAAATACGATCTCAGCTATATCGCCCTGGACGGCAATATCGGCTGTATGGTTAATGGTGCGGGACTAGCGATGGCAACAATGGATATTATCAAATATTACGGCGGCGAACCTGCCAACTTCCTGGATGTAGGGGGCGGTGCGACGACCGAGAAGGTTACTGAGGCCTTTAAAATAATTTTGTCTGACGATAAAGTGAACGGTATTTTTGTTAATATTTTTGGCGGGATTATGCGCTGTGACGTGATTGCTACTGGTGTGGTAGAGGCAGCCCGGCAGCTTGGCCTGACTAAACCGCTTGTAGTGCGTCTTGAAGGAACCAATGTGGCGCTGGGGAAACAGATCCTCGCCGGTTCAGGACTGAACATCGTTGCTGCAGATTCCATGGCAGACGGTGCCCGTAAGATTGTATCTCTTGTGTAA
- a CDS encoding MarR family winged helix-turn-helix transcriptional regulator yields the protein MQKATTSPELMLENQLCFTIYACSREFTKLYQPHLDKIGLTYSQYLVMIVLWEKQQCTVKELGEALFLDSGTLTPLLKRLQAAGLILRERSLQDERKVLISLTDKGWALQSEAVCIPGKMAEGTMLSAEEFVNLLGQFKSLLARVHEANNAATK from the coding sequence ATGCAAAAAGCAACCACATCCCCTGAGCTGATGCTTGAGAATCAACTTTGTTTTACTATTTATGCCTGTTCGCGTGAATTTACGAAGCTGTATCAGCCTCACCTGGATAAGATAGGCCTTACCTATTCACAGTATTTGGTGATGATTGTGCTGTGGGAGAAACAGCAGTGTACAGTTAAAGAGCTTGGTGAAGCCCTCTTTTTAGATTCAGGGACGCTGACTCCACTCTTGAAACGGCTGCAGGCTGCCGGCCTTATCCTCCGTGAACGCTCCTTGCAGGATGAACGGAAGGTGCTCATCTCGCTTACAGACAAGGGCTGGGCGCTGCAGAGTGAAGCAGTCTGCATTCCTGGAAAGATGGCGGAAGGGACGATGCTCTCAGCTGAGGAGTTTGTAAATCTGCTGGGCCAGTTCAAAAGCCTGCTTGCCCGTGTTCATGAAGCGAATAACGCTGCGACAAAATAG
- a CDS encoding organic hydroperoxide resistance protein, with protein sequence MMTIQQKMYETTVKAVGGRNGYIESESPKLNLTISTPREMGGAGGEGTNPEQLFAAGYSACFDSALNMVARMGKVKIEGSEVTATVSFGKVEDGGFGIAVKLDILVKGVDRETATKLVEAAHGACPYSRATRGNIEVELNVL encoded by the coding sequence ATGATGACAATTCAACAAAAAATGTATGAAACTACAGTTAAAGCGGTTGGCGGAAGAAACGGATACATCGAATCTGAAAGCCCTAAACTCAACCTGACAATCAGCACTCCACGCGAAATGGGCGGAGCCGGCGGAGAAGGCACCAACCCGGAGCAGCTCTTCGCAGCCGGATACTCTGCTTGCTTTGACAGCGCCCTGAATATGGTTGCCCGGATGGGTAAAGTGAAAATTGAAGGCAGTGAAGTAACTGCTACTGTGAGCTTCGGCAAAGTTGAAGACGGCGGCTTCGGCATCGCAGTCAAGCTTGATATTCTGGTCAAAGGTGTGGACCGTGAAACAGCCACTAAGCTTGTTGAAGCCGCACATGGAGCATGCCCATACTCCCGTGCTACCCGCGGAAATATCGAAGTAGAGCTGAACGTACTGTAA
- a CDS encoding YifB family Mg chelatase-like AAA ATPase, with translation MYGKMHSACLYGIEGVMIGVEIDLANGLPQTNIIGLPDSAIREAVERVRAAVKNCGYRYPQQRVTINLAPADLRKEGSAFDLAIALGILTTSAQLIMPAAAKMLLIGELALDGSLRPVTGVLAMVEAARRSGFQAVLVPRGNAAEAALISGMNVYAIDHLRELQQKGQGTGGEDDFEEGQHLATLINTASQEHILPFPVIVGTGTTSQDKPPVLAEDLEHLRYIPRYSDAPAIPAADGLMKEDYSDVLGQNHVKRALTIAAAGMHNIVLMGPPGTGKTMLIKRLPGILPNLSDSESLEVTKIFSAAGKLKDAHSGLLRSRPFRSPHHTISGAGLIGGGGIPKPGEVSLAHRGILFLDELPEFSRNVLEVLRQPLEDGVVTISRARAAFTFPARFLLACSMNPCSCGYLGNAGTHQRCTCSPARIAQYRAKISGPLLDRIDMQVDVPRPKEWTQQGPSMSSAEMRAEVNRAQLIQAERYKDLPISWNSELSGAALRRYAYLNRESSQLLHGILESLGLSMRAHDRIIKLARTIADLAGVPAISSAHLAEAVQYRNLDRQVFRED, from the coding sequence ATGTACGGAAAAATGCACAGTGCCTGCCTGTACGGAATTGAAGGCGTTATGATTGGGGTAGAAATTGATCTGGCCAACGGGTTGCCACAGACGAACATCATTGGATTACCCGACTCAGCCATTCGCGAAGCTGTGGAAAGAGTGCGGGCTGCTGTCAAAAATTGCGGCTACCGCTATCCCCAGCAGCGGGTCACGATCAATCTGGCTCCTGCGGATCTGCGTAAGGAGGGGTCTGCTTTCGATCTGGCTATTGCACTTGGAATTCTGACGACCAGTGCCCAGCTGATCATGCCGGCAGCCGCCAAAATGCTGCTGATTGGCGAATTGGCATTGGACGGCAGTCTTAGACCCGTCACTGGTGTATTGGCGATGGTTGAGGCTGCTCGCCGCTCAGGTTTTCAGGCAGTGCTGGTGCCCCGCGGCAATGCGGCCGAGGCTGCGCTGATAAGCGGGATGAACGTGTATGCTATTGATCATCTGCGGGAGCTGCAGCAGAAGGGACAGGGAACAGGAGGAGAAGATGATTTTGAGGAGGGGCAACACTTAGCAACACTGATAAATACTGCTTCCCAGGAGCATATACTTCCGTTTCCGGTGATTGTCGGTACCGGCACTACATCACAGGATAAGCCCCCGGTATTAGCGGAGGATCTGGAACATTTGAGATATATACCGAGATATTCGGATGCTCCTGCTATCCCGGCTGCAGACGGTTTGATGAAAGAGGATTACAGTGATGTACTGGGTCAGAATCATGTGAAACGGGCGCTGACCATTGCGGCTGCAGGCATGCACAACATCGTTCTGATGGGCCCTCCCGGGACGGGCAAGACGATGCTGATCAAGCGTCTGCCGGGAATTCTTCCAAACTTAAGTGACAGTGAATCACTGGAGGTCACCAAAATATTCAGTGCAGCCGGTAAGCTAAAGGATGCCCACAGCGGTCTTTTGCGCAGCAGGCCGTTCCGTTCCCCGCATCACACGATTTCGGGAGCCGGTCTTATCGGAGGGGGAGGCATTCCGAAGCCCGGGGAAGTGAGCTTAGCGCACCGCGGCATTCTGTTTCTTGATGAACTGCCGGAATTCTCCCGTAATGTGCTGGAAGTCCTGCGGCAGCCTCTCGAAGATGGCGTAGTTACAATCAGCCGTGCACGTGCAGCATTTACATTCCCTGCGCGTTTCTTGCTAGCATGTTCGATGAATCCTTGCAGCTGCGGTTATTTAGGCAACGCGGGAACCCACCAGAGATGCACCTGCAGCCCGGCCAGGATAGCCCAGTACCGGGCCAAAATCTCTGGCCCGCTGCTGGATCGTATTGATATGCAGGTAGACGTGCCCCGCCCTAAAGAATGGACTCAGCAGGGGCCTTCGATGTCATCGGCTGAGATGCGTGCAGAGGTGAACCGGGCCCAGCTGATTCAAGCTGAACGTTACAAGGACCTGCCGATCTCGTGGAACAGCGAGCTTTCCGGAGCAGCGCTTCGCCGTTATGCCTATTTGAATAGAGAAAGCAGCCAGCTGCTGCATGGAATACTGGAAAGTCTCGGTCTAAGCATGCGCGCGCATGACCGGATTATTAAGCTGGCCCGTACCATTGCTGATCTGGCTGGAGTTCCTGCTATAAGTTCAGCTCATCTGGCAGAAGCTGTGCAGTACCGGAATCTGGACCGGCAGGTATTCAGGGAGGATTGA
- a CDS encoding metallophosphoesterase, which translates to MYKKGVQEMSNVYFTSDHHFGHELIIDFESRPFINVQEMDKVMIENWNSVVEEGDTVFHLGDFSFLGLEATRRIVSSLNGRKILILGNHDRGRGRSWWLEAGFDEVSEYPLIYKEFFMLSHEPMYMNKHMPYVNVHGHIHGQKYEGKNHFNICVEHWDYKPLSFAQIRDAVVGSEEG; encoded by the coding sequence GTGTATAAGAAAGGTGTGCAGGAGATGTCTAATGTCTATTTTACTTCGGACCACCATTTCGGGCATGAACTGATTATTGATTTTGAGTCGCGCCCCTTTATTAATGTGCAGGAAATGGATAAGGTAATGATTGAGAATTGGAATTCTGTGGTGGAAGAGGGGGATACCGTATTCCATCTTGGAGACTTCTCCTTTTTGGGCCTTGAAGCGACGCGGAGGATTGTCAGCAGCCTGAACGGCCGCAAAATTCTTATCCTCGGCAATCACGACCGCGGACGGGGACGGAGCTGGTGGCTGGAGGCGGGTTTTGATGAGGTCAGTGAATATCCGTTGATCTATAAAGAATTTTTCATGCTCTCCCATGAACCTATGTACATGAACAAGCATATGCCTTACGTAAATGTGCACGGTCATATCCATGGCCAGAAATACGAAGGCAAAAACCATTTCAACATTTGTGTGGAGCACTGGGACTATAAACCGCTGTCGTTTGCGCAAATCCGGGATGCGGTTGTGGGTAGTGAAGAAGGATAG